The following coding sequences are from one Tachysurus vachellii isolate PV-2020 chromosome 7, HZAU_Pvac_v1, whole genome shotgun sequence window:
- the LOC132848330 gene encoding sterile alpha motif domain-containing protein 9-like, whose translation MELHSTPVEKWTEVMVSSWLTSIGVKDKYIKTLHEQEVDGQVLLNITEDFLKKETGMKSGPALLIIERRNELVKTHNVQNSQNKEQTKQDNVTVTIKRDTKPRSFGKPGINCTYLKHDVLQPETGVIDLITPCHEYKSLNTAATLDHKQLQAALAKKVLKFATGCMNMRSNGTIHFGVMDSRDGSGYVHGEIIGIPIREKDMYTDALKYIEECYKSNSEIVRQCIRPPEFILVIGHKNKEKHYVVEFDVEPSVSLTRGIVFPVCLPIFKGKSNKPVLEKEEKIYCRVGATTKPADDIHTFYQEVGSRDARREAAEKSYTCSVTGPEDCEDLERKLIMLITDGKKQIEKDKWYILVTNKFSERDLQHIHFLLNMNLFCVFDFDPDSVVSGLCSEYDKHHKVNLHFMQNYKIPSDKNIREFESHLHLFEQTSWIFCNGRNDFSGDETPCDEITWCQTKRTLLKDCVSLICKGILPKGSFHVIFLLTSPVDKPILKTFEEFYTDMQGHEDIICISESEGNFQKWEAFALEFCDKEIVNQSSVVGLKMSQLSATVQQIQSPSTHAKKLLPVFAKAKCYLQPRDEETMYSLEILGLNQCEDISAEEIESKKIETEKDFYRGGKVTWMNFWLVEKKHVGEMIQRDAYHEVTKILKNSIKWSSDQLPVKCINIFHHAGSGGSTVARQVLWNQREELRCAVVKPSNSVSTVSIHALMLREFEEKDSEKCLPVLLLVEDCDNEYLEELKHELETAINTKKIAYGMPCFILLCCKRSPDSEKMSKALPLMSVSVTHKLSQKEKEAFAKKQDVLKKQFKAEYILTFVLMCNEFKCEYVKEFVQHVLQDINHASVDTQLILYVALLNTYVENSFISQSHCECYLNVQLSLYGERFRRHIFEQSLSEQAKLVFIHSKDDTTHINSVKIIHQLVAKEILHQLLGDKQQSELALELLSNDVLFNHKFGYVEYKKFLRELFIRRYKISRGDKSDTLFSPLIEHVRQNEKAENATKLLHEAYKRFDKDAFFAQQLARLFYWQEKFDEAEQWAVTAANKMPNNSYILDTKGQVYKKWFKTKSSELEMTPQKTPECTADAIETAVKAIDCFEICQRVAVKETETMNNSGFFGVVDVGCSLLELISSVDVFSSKHDGHAELQKYLCTDHIPKEVKGPWEPFHNKLKHLQPIMHKALEWISEELSYFQPNLYTDEDETSKTSDLTKRCPKNWLATKSSVYGKFFCEVSPSNQQFNVDQMTDFSKRMAISQLGGGNFTTIFSILKQKNKDQVQTLEKIISLYPKSKDQVDCANYIASHFALSAISPTSSKLAVLKDLQKLSRSFVQEKAKCPPSALFLCTLLSWPEKFDSDQEKEDKYKTIRTAVIMLQQNYKNQMKDIPARRRRIYTHFYLGHGSGYEKFVHKNKIEKIKQFSSVSERRQKWIEGELWKTPEIVQELKRVNGWTEDGSVYLEGPKMERFSLHPLNERSVPAGNENVTFYLGFTFRGPVACDITIRKSAKV comes from the exons ATGG aaCTTCACAGCACACCAGTTGAAAAATGGACAGAGGTGATGGTGAGCTCATGGTTGACTTCAATAGGAGTGAAGGacaaatacattaaaacacttcatgaacaggaagtagatGGCCAAGTCCTCCTTAATATTACAGAGGATTTTTTGAAAAAAGAGACTGGAATGAAATCTGGTCCTGCACTTCTGATAATAGAGAGAAGAAATGAGTTAGTCAAGACTCACAATGTTCAGAATTCACAAAACAAAGAACAGACGAAACaagacaatgtgactgtaacaaTAAAAAGAGATACAAAGCCGCGATCTTTTGGCAAACCAGGCATCAATTGCACGTATTTAAAGCATGATGTTCTTCAGCCTGAAACAGGTGTCATTGACCTTATAACTCCATGTCATGAGTACAAGTCATTAAATACAGCTGCAACTTTAGATCACAAACAACTTCAAGCAGCGCTGGCAAAAAAAGTTCTTAAATTTGCCACAGGCTGCATGAACATGAGATCAAATGGCACAATACACTTCGGTGTTATGGACAGCAGAGATGGTTCTGGCTATGTACATGGTGAAATCATTGGCATTCCCATTAGGGAAAAAGACATGTATACTGATGCATTGAAATACATTGAAGAATGTTATAAAAGCAACAGTGAGATAGTACGGCAGTGTATAAGACCACCTGAGTTCATTCTGGTAATTggacacaaaaataaagaaaaacactatGTGGTTGAATTTGATGTAGAACCATCAGTAAGCTTAACGAGAGGTATTGTTTTCCCTGTCTGCTTACCAATATTCAAAGGGAAGTCCAATAAACCTGTtcttgaaaaagaagaaaaaatatattgcagAGTTGGTGCTACAACAAAACCAGCTGATGATATTCATACATTTTACCAAGAGGTTGGTAGCAGAGATGCACGAAGAGAGGCAGCCGAGAAATCATATACCTGTAGTGTCACAGGTCCAGAAGACTGCGAAGATCTTGAAAGAAAACTCATCATGCTAATCACAGATGGGaagaaacaaatagaaaaagaCAAATGGTACATACTTGTTACAAACAAGTTTTCAGAGCGAGATCTTCAgcacatacattttttgttgAACATGAACTTATTCTGTGTGTTTGACTTTGACCCAGATTCCGTTGTTTCCGGATTATGCAGTGAATATGATAAACACCATAAAGTGAACCTTCACTTCATGCAAAACTACAAAATTCCAAGTGACAAGAACATCAGAGAATTTGAGAGTCATCTACATTTGTTTGAACAAACAAGTTGGATATTTTGTAATGGACGAAATGATTTCAGTGGGGATGAGACTCCTTGTGATGAAATTACATGGTGTCAAACAAAGAGAACTTTGCTAAAAGATTGTGTATCATTGATATGCAAGGGTATCTTACCCAAGGGATCCTTCCATGTGATCTTCCTTCTCACATCCCCTGTTGATAAACCTATACTGAAGACTTTCGAAGAGTTTTACACTGACATGCAAGGTCATGAAGATATTATATGCATCTCAGAATCAGAAGGGAACTTTCAGAAATGGGAAGCATTTGCTCTTGAATTCTGTGACAAGGAAATTGTAAACCAATCAAGTGTAGTAGGTTTGAAAATGAGTCAACTCAGCGCAACTGTCCAGCAAATCCAAAGCCCCAGTACTCATGCAAAAAAGCTCTTACCTGTGTTTGCCAAAGCAAAATGCTATCTTCAGCCACGTGATGAGGAAACAATGTACTCCTTGGAGATTTTAGGCCTGAATCAATGTGAAGACATCAGTGCAGAGGAGATTGAGTCAAAGAAaatagaaacagagaaagacttTTATCGAGGAGGAAAAGTGACATGGATGAATTTCTGGCTTGTGGAAAAAAAGCATGTTGGAGAAATGATTCAAAGAGATGCCTATCATGAGGTGACCAAAATTCTGAAGAACTCTATTAAATGGAGTTCAGATCAACTGCCTGTCAAATGCATCAACATATTCCATCATGCTGGCAGTGGAGGGAGTACAGTGGCAAGACAGGTTCTGTGGAACCAGAGAGAGGAGCTGAGGTGTGCAGTTGTGAAACCATCAAACTCTGTTAGCACAGTTTCAATACATGCTCTGATGCTTCGGGAGTTTGAGGAAAAAGATTCAGAGAAATGTCTCCCTGTTCTCTTACTTGTTGAAGATTGTGATAATGAGTATTTAGAAGAGTTGAAACATGAATTAGAAACAGCTATTAACACAAAGAAAATTGCCTATGGAATGCCATGTTTCATTCTCCTTTGTTGTAAACGGTCCCCTGATTCAGAGAAAATGTCAAAAGCGTTGCCTTTAATGAGCGTCTCTGTGACTCACAAGCTTtcacaaaaggaaaaagaagcaTTTGCAAAAAAACAAGATGTGCTTAAGAAACAGTTCAAGGCAGAGTACATTCTGACATTTGTCTTAATGtgtaatgaatttaaatgtgaaTATGTGAAAGAATTTGTACAGCATGTTTTACAGGATATTAATCATGCATCTGTTGACACACAGCTGATTCTGTATGTAGCTCTGCTCAACACCTACGTAGAGAACTCTTTCATTTCTCAGTCACATTGTGAATGCTACCTAAATGTCCAGCTCTCTCTGTATGGGGAAAGATTTCGACGTCACATATTTGAGCAATCTCTGAGTGAGCAGGCTAAATTGGTCTTCATACATTCTAAAGATGACACAACCCACATTAACTCGGTCAAAATCATTCACCAATTGGTCGCAAAGGAAATTCTCCATCAACTTTTGGGAGACAAACAACAAAGTGAGCTTGCACTTGAGCTTCTCAGCAATGATGTGCTCTTTAATCACAAATTTGGGTATGTAGAGTACAAGAAGTTTCTTCGTGAACTCTTCATAAGGCGCTACAAAATCAGCAGAGGTGATAAATCAGACACCTTATTCTCACCCCTCATTGAGCATGTAAGACAAAATGAAAAGGCAGAAAATGCTACTAAGCTTCTTCATGAGGCCTACAAAAGATTTGACAAGGATGCATTTTTTGCTCAACAGCTAGCTCGTCTCTTTTACTGGCAAGAAAAATTTGATGAGGCAGAACAGTGGGCAGTAACTGCAGCAAATAAAATGCCTAATAACTCCTACATTCTTGACACCAAAGGTCAGGTGTACAAAAAATGGTTCAAAACAAAAAGCAGTGAATTGGAAATGACTCCCCAGAAAACACCAGAGTGCACAGCAGATGCCATTGAAACAGCAGTTAAAGCAATTGACTGTTTTGAAATATGTCAGAGGGTAGCTGTTAAAGAAACTGAGACCATGAACAACTCAGGATTCTTTGGAGTTGTAGACGTGGGGTGTAGCTTGTTAGAGCTAATTTCTTCAGTTGATGTGTTCTCAAGTAAACATGATGGTCATGCTGAATTACAGAAGTACCTGTGTACAGACCACATTCCTAAGGAGGTTAAAGGACCATGGGAACCCTTTCACAACAAACTCAAACACCTTCAGCCCATAATGCACAAGGCTTTGGAGTGGATATCAGAAGAACTGAGTTATTTCCAGCCAAACCTGTATACAGATGAGGACGAAACCTCCAAAACCTCAGACCTGACAAAACGTTGCCCCAAAAACTGGCTGGCTACCAAGTCCTCTGTTTATGGCAAGTTCTTCTGTGAAGTCTCACCCAGCAACCAGCAGTTCAATGTAGATCAAATGACTGACTTCAGCAAACGCATGGCTATCTCACAGCTTGGTGGAGGAAACTTTACAACAATCTTCTCCATTCTAAAGCAGAAAAATAAAGACCAAGTCCAAACTTTagagaaaataatttcactgtatcCAAAGAGCAAGGATCAAGTGGATTGTGCCAACTACATAGCATCACATTTTGCCTTAAGTGCAATCTCTCCTACATCATCTAAACTGGCTGTCCTCAAAGATCTGCAGAAGCTCAGCCGTTCATTTGTTCAAGAGAAAGCAAAATGCCCGCCGAGTGCTCTGTTTCTGTGCACACTACTTTCTTGGCCAGAAAAATTTGACAGCGACCAAGAAAAAGAggacaaatataaaacaattcGTACTGCGGTCATAATGCTCCAACAAAACTACAAGAACCAAATGAAGGATATCCCTGCCAGAAGGAGGCGGATTTACACCCACTTCTACCTGGGACACGGATCTGGCTATGAGAAATTTGTCCACaagaataaaattgaaaaaatcaaacaattttCCTCTGTTTCAGAAAGGCGTCAAAAATGGATTGAAGGGGAACTGTGGAAAACACCAGAAATTGTGCAAGAGCTTAAGCGTGTAAATGGCTGGACAGAAGATGGAAGCGTATATCTTGAGGGACCTAAAATGGAAAGGTTTTCCCTTCACCCACTTAATGAAAGGTCGGTGCCGGCCGGAAATGAAAATGTCACCTTCTATCTAGGCTTTACATTCAGGGGACCAGTTGCATGTGACATCACTATAAGAAAATCGGCAAAGGTCTAG